A genome region from Gossypium hirsutum isolate 1008001.06 chromosome A04, Gossypium_hirsutum_v2.1, whole genome shotgun sequence includes the following:
- the LOC107944786 gene encoding uncharacterized protein gives MACPPTHKVVKGELKNGSDDCLASLMYSNYQGAPVTIKKDSLPTPFAQNMLVDGLYGGLVYDVVRVKWIILWTTDCKVATKIIPTENHIVWEDIVSILQPYDSSDNLPLSCGGAFSAEAHIHANGDGSLNLTAQIMWSGCK, from the exons ATGGCTTGTCCTCCAACTCACAAAGTGGTAAAAGGTGAGCTTAAGAATGGTTCTGATGACTGCCTTGCGAGCTTGATGTATTCGAATTACCAAGGTGCTCCGGTAACGATTAAAAAAGATTCATTACCCACTCCATTTGCGCAGAATATGCTAGTCGACGGTCTGTACGGAGGCCTGGTGTATGATGTTGTTAGGGTTAAGTGGATTATTCTTTGGACCACTGATTGTAAG GTGGCTACTAAGATCATTCCGACCGAAAACCATATTGTTTGGGAGGATATAGTGAGCATCCTTCAGCCCTACGATAGCTCTGACAACTTGCCCTTATCATGTGGGGGTGCATTTTCCGCCGAAGCTCATATCCATGCAAATGGAGATGGATCTCTAAACCTGACAGCACAAATCATGTGGAGCGGTTGCAAGTAA
- the LOC121227864 gene encoding uncharacterized protein has translation MACPPTHKVVKGELKNGSDDCLASLMYSKYQGAPVTIKKYSLPTPFAQNMLVDGLYGGLVYDVFRVKWIILWTTDCKVATKIIPTENHIVWEDIVSILQPYDSSDNLPLSCGGAFSAEAHIHANGDGSLNLTAQIMWSGCK, from the exons ATGGCTTGTCCTCCAACTCACAAAGTGGTAAAAGGTGAGCTTAAGAATGGTTCTGATGACTGCCTTGCGAGCTTGATGTATTCGAAATACCAAGGTGCTCCGGTAACgattaaaaaatattcattacCCACTCCATTTGCGCAGAATATGCTAGTCGACGGTCTGTACGGAGGCCTGGTGTATGATGTTTTTAGGGTTAAGTGGATTATTCTTTGGACCACTGATTGTAAG GTGGCTACTAAGATCATTCCGACCGAAAACCATATTGTTTGGGAGGATATAGTGAGCATCCTTCAGCCCTACGACAGCTCTGACAACTTGCCCTTATCATGTGGGGGTGCATTTTCCGCCGAAGCTCATATCCATGCAAATGGAGATGGATCTCTAAACCTGACAGCACAAATCATGTGGAGCGGTTGCAAGTAA